One window of the Trypanosoma brucei gambiense DAL972 chromosome 3, complete sequence genome contains the following:
- a CDS encoding GTP-binding nuclear protein rtb2, putative translates to MQASSTADCVATFKLVLVGDGGTGKTTFVKRHLTGEFEKRYVATVGVDVHPLTFHTNRGKICFNCWDTAGQEKFGGLRDGYYIEGQCAIIMFDVTSRNTYKNVPNWHRDITRVCDNIPIVLVGNKVDCAERQVKAKMITFHRKKGLQYYDISAKSNYNFEKPFLWLAKKLANDPNLTLVEAPMLDPNVQPLTAEQLQALQEEARAVENVVLPMGEDD, encoded by the coding sequence atgcAGGCTTCCTCGACGGCTGACTGCGTTGCCACATTCAAGCTTGTTcttgttggtgatggtggtacGGGTAAGACAACTTTTGTGAAACGCCACTTAACGGGTGAGTTCGAGAAGCGGTACGTCGCGACGGTCGGTGTTGATGTCCATCCGCTCACTTTCCACACCAATCGGGGGAAGATTTGCTTCAACTGCTGGGACACTGCTGGTCAGGAGAAGTTTGGTGGTCTGCGTGACGGCTACTATATTGAGGGCCAATGTGCCATCATTATGTTTGATGTCACAAGCCGCAATACGTATAAGAATGTACCCAACTGGCACCGTGACATCACGCGCGTGTGCGACAACATTCCAATTGTCCTGGTAGGTAACAAAGTAGACTGTGCAGAGCGCCAGGTGAAAGCAAAGATGATTACGTTCCACCGCAAGAAGGGACTTCAATACTACGATATCTCGGCCAAATCTAACTACAACTTCGAAAAACCGTTCCTGTGGCTCGCAAAGAAGCTTGCGAATGATCCCAACCTCACTCTTGTGGAGGCACCGATGCTCGACCCCAACGTGCAGCCGCTCACTGCTGAACAGTTGCAGGCACTTCAGGAGGAGGCCCGCGCAGTGGAAAATGTTGTACTGCCGATGGGCGAGGACGACTAG
- a CDS encoding DNA polymerase delta subunit 2, putative, which produces MSEALIDEENFVPPTARVGLPIVRTHHRFLLRHRHFVHQYAAMYRARLEALERRVLKAVSAKVAAGNVVGTFPQRSRVLELGIGERALCVGVAYKEARLLPRFLDEYQKELVRIDAGEEEDSYGGSEAVSCSVPLRANSRGINPTPGTCCEGDARNQSHLFNICGEDDEVFMEDDSGRVRLEGIPAAVVCTGLVLGVDGTLLENGCLSVNCYAIGDLREVYVPRTLPTVSSPMPCYVGFVCGLELCSAQTQTDAATNGRAMIELLVDYLSGALGSTGKVVQPSYISRLVIGGNSIAPTDELRLKRKVKLDPSDHVKLSDDKQNNGTVTSASLMRELDAILARLADSIEVELMPGDNDMTNAFHPQQPIHPLLLPEAARRSSIGFVTNPYEFVAFPSDDEENHVERSGADATEGGTIFFVSSGSNLNCVNRETRFDSRLDAMSLILQSGCACPTAPNTVFSYPFTDTDPFVFPKAPHCFVCCDQPEWETRWEPLATFDPTRDTNGCGILLNEEMEGQSQEIESDGAGVRLVCVPTFAQTGKLVLVDVNSPTLETTYVDFASGLCNPR; this is translated from the coding sequence ATGTCTGAGGCTCTGATTGACGAGGAAAATTTCGTTCCACCGACGGCGCGGGTTGGGTTGCCCATAGTACGGACACATCACCGTTTCCTTTTGCGCCACCGCCACTTTGTTCATCAGTACGCTGCCATGTACAGAGCACGGCTGGAAGCACTGGAGAGGCGTGTTCTCAAGGCGGTAAGTGCCAAAGTCGCTGCTGGAAATGTTGTTGGCACTTTTCCTCAAAGGTCTCGCGTGCTGGAACTTGGCATAGGGGAGCGGGCGCTTTGTGTAGGGGTAGCGTACAAGGAGGCGCGTCTGCTTCCACGCTTCTTGGACGAATACCAGAAAGAGTTGGTGCGCATTGATGCtggtgaggaggaagacTCGTATGGGGGTTCTGAAGCTGTCTCGTGTTCTGTCCCTCTGCGTGCAAATAGTCGGGGAATAAACCCTACACCTGGAACTTGTTGTGAAGGTGATGCACGTAATCAGTCTCACTTATTTAACATATGTGGTGAGGATGATGAGGTATTCATGGAGGACGACAGCGGTCGCGTGCGTTTGGAGGGTATCCCCGCCGCGGTTGTTTGCACGGGATTAGTACTGGGCGTGGATGGCACGTTGCTTGAGAACGGGTGTCTTTCTGTGAATTGTTACGCTATAGGAGATTTGCGGGAAGTGTATGTTCCTCGTACATTGCCGACCGTGTCGTCTCCTATGCCCTGCTACGTTGGCTTTGTTTGTGGTCTTGAACTGTGCTCTGCGCAGACACAAACCGATGCAGCAACGAACGGTCGAGCAATGATCGAACTTCTTGTGGATTACCTTAGCGGCGCCTTGGGAAGCACTGGGAAGGTTGTGCAACCGTCGTACATATCCCGCTTGGTGATTGGCGGAAACAGCATAGCCCCCACCGACGAACTTCGGTTaaagaggaaagtgaagcTTGACCCTTCGGATCATGTGAAACTCAGCGATGACAAGCAAAACAACGGCACGGTGACCTCTGCTTCGCTTATGCGAGAGTTAGACGCGATACTTGCTCGCCTAGCGGACTCCATTGAGGTTGAGTTGATGCCAGGCGATAACGACATGACAAACGCCTTCCATCCACAACAACCTATACACCCACTGTTGCTGCCAGAGGCGGCGCGCCGTTCCTCCATAGGTTTTGTGACAAATCCATATGAATTTGTTGCGTTCCCCAGCGATGATGAGGAAAATCATGTAGAAAGGAGCGGCGCCGATGCGACAGAGGGTGGGACGatattttttgtctcttcCGGCAGCAATTTGAATTGTGTCAACCGTGAGACACGATTTGACTCCCGTCTTGATGCTATGTCTTTGATTCTTCAGAGTGGATGCGCCTGCCCCACAGCACCGAACACTGTATTTAGCTACCCCTTCACAGATACCGATCCCTTCGTTTTCCCCAAGGCTCCCCACTGTTTCGTGTGTTGTGATCAGCCGGAGTGGGAAACGCGTTGGGAGCCGCTTGCCACGTTCGACCCAACGCGTGATACCAACGGTTGCGGTATCCTCCTGAACGAAGAGATGGAAGGTCAGTCCCAGGAAATTGAGAGCGATGGGGCTGGTGTGCGACTCGTTTGTGTACCGACTTTCGCTCAGACAGGTAAGCTAGTACTCGTGGATGTTAATTCTCCAACACTAGAAACTACTTATGTTGACTTTGCGTCAGGGCTGTGCAACCCACGTTAA